In uncultured Methanobrevibacter sp., the sequence ATGTAGCTGATAAAATCGAAATAGACAGTATGGGAAACTTAATTGCTACAAAAAAAGGTGAAAAGAAAGCACCTACAGTAATGCTCGCTTCCCATATGGATGAAATTGGTTTGATGGTTAGATACATTGACGATAATGGATTTATTAATTTTTCAACAATCGGTGGAATTAACGACCAGATGTTAATGAATCAAACTGTAACAATACATTCCTCTGTTGGAGAAGATGTTGTTGGAGTAATCGGTTCAAAACCACCTCATGTAACAACTCCTGAAGAAAGAAACAAGGTTGTCAAAGCTAAAGACATGTTTATTGATATTGGAGCAAAAGACAAGGAAGAAGCTGAAAAGATGGTTAGAGTCGGAGACAAAATGACCTTCAATTCTTTATTTGTCGAATATCCAAACAACAGAATCATGGGAAAAGCTTTAGATAACCGTGTCGGATGTTATGTTATGATGGAAGTCTTAAAAAGAGTAGATACCAGAGCTACTGTCTACGGTGTTGGAACCGTACAGGAAGAAGTAGGTCTTAAAGGAGCTAAAACTTCCGCATTCAAATTAAACCCTGATCTAGCAATTGCACTTGACGTTACCCTGTCCGGTGACCATCCTGGAATCAAACCTGATGAAGCACCTGTTGTAATGGGTAAAGGTCCTGCTATTATCCTTGCAGATGCAAGCGGAAGAGGTATTTTAACCCAGCAGTCTGTAAAAGATATGTTAATTAAAGCTGGAGATGAAAACGAAATTCCATATCAATTGGAAGTCAGTGATGGTGGAACAACAGACGGAACTGCAATTCACTTAACCCGTGAAGGAATTCCAACCGGTGTTTTATCCGTTCCTACTCGTTACATACACACTCCTGTAAGTGTATGCAGTATGGATGATATTGAATATACTATTCAATTAATTACTGAAGCTATAAACAATTTATAGCTCTTTTTTACTTTTTTTACATTAAAATTAAGGTTGAAATGATTTTTTTTACCTTCGGGTGAGTTTAAATCATCTAATTCATTTAATTGTTTTAGTTTTTTCTTGTATTCTTGTTCATTTTTGTTAAGTTGATTTATTTGTTTGTTCATTTTTGTTAAGTTGATTTATTTGTTCTGATTGGTTTTCTAGTTCTTTTGTTTGTGATTTTATTTGTTTTGATTGGTTTTCTAGTTCTTTTGTTTGTGATTTTATTTGTTTTGATTGGTTTTCTAGTTCTTTTGACTGTTTTTCGATTATTTTGTCTTTTTTATCTAGTTCTTCACCGTATTCGTCGTAAACTAGTTTTTGTATTTCGCTTTCGAAGTGTCTCATATTAATCATTTATTTTAATTTAAAAAGAGTTTTGATGTGATTTAGTATCACATCATAATTAAAGTTGAAATGATTTTTTTACCTTCGGGTGAGTTTAAATCATCTAATTCATTTAATTGTTTTAGTTTTTTCTTGTATTCTTGTTCATTTTTGTTAAGTTGATTTATTTGTTGGTTTTCTAGTTCTTTTGTTTGTGATTTTATTTGTTTTGATTGGTTTTCTAGTTCTTTTGATTGTTTTTCGATTGTTTCGTCTTTTTTATCTAGTTCTTCACCGTATTCGTCGTAAACTAGTTTTTGTATTTCGCTTTCGAAGTGTCTCATATTAATCATCCCTAGCAATCTGCTTTGTTTTTCATTACTTTTAAAGTATTTCAATACCATTCCAGTTAAAATAGCTCCAACATCTAATTTTAAAAGTTCATCTTCAATTTTTGCGTCATTAAATATTCTTATTAGTTTTTCAGTCACTTCAGGAGCATATTTTTTGGAAATAAATTTCGGTACAAAAGCCATATCCAATGCTTCTCTGC encodes:
- a CDS encoding M42 family metallopeptidase — its product is MELMKELSLAPGVSGSEEEIAKIITRELEDVADKIEIDSMGNLIATKKGEKKAPTVMLASHMDEIGLMVRYIDDNGFINFSTIGGINDQMLMNQTVTIHSSVGEDVVGVIGSKPPHVTTPEERNKVVKAKDMFIDIGAKDKEEAEKMVRVGDKMTFNSLFVEYPNNRIMGKALDNRVGCYVMMEVLKRVDTRATVYGVGTVQEEVGLKGAKTSAFKLNPDLAIALDVTLSGDHPGIKPDEAPVVMGKGPAIILADASGRGILTQQSVKDMLIKAGDENEIPYQLEVSDGGTTDGTAIHLTREGIPTGVLSVPTRYIHTPVSVCSMDDIEYTIQLITEAINNL